The Phycisphaerae bacterium sequence GTGTACTCCGGACCAGGCATGCTCCGAGCCCGGTAAAAACTCTGCCTCCGGTGCGGCGATGATTCGGCGCCACAGCCGGTCACAGCAACGCTGTTGGCCAATGGACAAAGCGGAAATCCGTGCCCCGGGAGCAACGTGTCTTCCGGGGTTTTTGTTTCGAGCTTGAGTGATGCCCTCTGACGAAGCGGTTCCCTTAGTCGTGTGTGGCCGCACCGGCGGCGATGATCCGGCGCTGCTGGGCCGCAGTTGGCGGTTTGACACGGCCGTGCTGCTCAAGCTGGCCGTGCCGAACGTCGCCAGCACGGTAGCTCAGACGCTGATGAGCTTCACCGACTTCGTGATCGTCAAGCAGATGTCGGCCGCTTCCGAGGCTCAAGCGGCCATCTCCTCCGCGAGCCTGACGTTCATCACCCTGCTGGCGATGCCGATGGGGACGATGACCTGCGTCACGACGATGGTCAGCCAGTCGCTGGGGGCGGGGCGTGAACGCGACTGCGCCGCCTACGCCTGGCAGGGTATCTGGATGGCACTGCTGTACGGCATGGGCGCCCTGATGCTCTGGCCGTTCGTGCCTGCGTTCTATCAGATGTTCGGTCACGAGCCGACCGTTACATCCATGGAGGTGCAATACCTCCACATTCGCTTGCTGAGCCTCGGAATCGCCGCCGCAACGATCTCTCTCGACAACTTCTTTAACGGAATCCACCGTCCGGGGATCAACACCGTTTCGGCCTTCCTCAGTGTCTCGGTGAACGTCGTTCTGACCTATGCCTGGGTTCTGGGCAAGCTGGGTTTTCCTGCCATGGGCGTTTCCGGGGCGGCCTGGGGCACGGTCGTGGCCACGGTTGTCCGCGCGGTTTTCCAGTTCTCGGTGATGTACTTCAGCTCAGCGGCATCAAGATTCCAGCCGCGGAAGGCATGGCGGTGGGACCGCGAGAAGATGCGCCGGCTATGCTGGGTGGGCTGGCCGGCCGGTGCGGCGTTTCTCACCGACATCGCGGCCTGGACCGTCTTCCAGTTGGCGATCATCGGCCGGTTCGGGACGGCGGATCTGGCGGCCACCGGCGGCGTTTTTCGTTACCTTGAGGTCTCGTTCATGCCGGCCGTCGGCATCGGCATGGCCGTGAGCACAGCGGTGGGCAAGGCCATTGGGCAGGGACACCCGACGCTGGCTCGAAGAATCACGTGGATCGGCACGGCGTTCAATGCGGCCTACATGAGCCTGATGGCCTTGTTGTTCGTCGTTTACGGCGAGTGGTTGATGCGTTTCATCAGTCCTGATCCAGCCGTGGTTCGGTTGGGCACGACACTATTCATCTAT is a genomic window containing:
- a CDS encoding MATE family efflux transporter, which produces MPSDEAVPLVVCGRTGGDDPALLGRSWRFDTAVLLKLAVPNVASTVAQTLMSFTDFVIVKQMSAASEAQAAISSASLTFITLLAMPMGTMTCVTTMVSQSLGAGRERDCAAYAWQGIWMALLYGMGALMLWPFVPAFYQMFGHEPTVTSMEVQYLHIRLLSLGIAAATISLDNFFNGIHRPGINTVSAFLSVSVNVVLTYAWVLGKLGFPAMGVSGAAWGTVVATVVRAVFQFSVMYFSSAASRFQPRKAWRWDREKMRRLCWVGWPAGAAFLTDIAAWTVFQLAIIGRFGTADLAATGGVFRYLEVSFMPAVGIGMAVSTAVGKAIGQGHPTLARRITWIGTAFNAAYMSLMALLFVVYGEWLMRFISPDPAVVRLGTTLFIYAAVFQFFDAIAITHSCALRGAGDTMWSSIVGAVEVWIILIGGGVLVARLRPDLGSVGPWAFAATFVIAIGITLFARWRWGPWESFDVIGRNEPRGGFPVITAPIELPLSDPTNPPE